A genome region from Senegalia massiliensis includes the following:
- a CDS encoding sensor histidine kinase codes for MKNSIRYKLFGVFLVILTLFIVIFLISSFFLDDIFIFENKRIMKNAYNRFDTTLQNRNITENDLIELVETIGGNITILSPNLNLQITTSRYEENDLSNIDILEQIEYLRLKKGKNFTSVVSENINNNDKSMFFIGELSSGGFFIGQKAIKEIEKSAQIARLFLVIASIGTLLIGTAIVYFLSQKLTKPIMEINNVAGEISKLNFNKKVEVKSDDEIGILGTNINHISKKLNTVLTELTLANSKLREDIEKEKELEKMRRKFVSNVSHELKTPISMIAGYIEGLKYNIAKTKEDKEYYYDVIIDETDKMNNLINDLLTLSSYESGNFSINKENIDISNLLKNIIDKYRRNIEEKNLDLIIDIPERLIISADSLRIEQIITNFMNNALKYGKEGGNIKITLEDLTDKIKLSFYNSGDKIDEKELENIWTSFYKADLDKKHINSGTGLGLAIVRAIVELHGGSYGAINKKDGVKFFVALPKQTYLV; via the coding sequence ATGAAAAATTCCATAAGATACAAATTGTTTGGAGTATTCTTAGTAATACTTACACTATTTATAGTAATATTTTTGATAAGTTCATTTTTTTTAGACGATATTTTTATATTTGAAAATAAAAGAATAATGAAAAATGCATATAATCGATTTGATACAACACTTCAAAATAGAAATATAACTGAAAATGATTTGATAGAATTAGTAGAAACCATAGGTGGAAATATTACAATATTAAGTCCAAACTTAAACCTACAAATAACTACATCTAGATATGAAGAAAATGATCTTTCAAATATAGATATTTTAGAACAAATAGAATATTTAAGATTAAAAAAAGGAAAGAATTTTACTTCAGTTGTATCAGAAAATATAAATAACAATGATAAAAGTATGTTTTTCATAGGTGAATTGTCAAGTGGAGGATTTTTCATAGGTCAAAAAGCAATAAAAGAAATAGAAAAAAGTGCTCAAATAGCAAGGCTTTTTTTAGTAATAGCAAGTATAGGAACTCTTTTAATAGGTACAGCTATAGTATACTTTTTATCTCAAAAACTTACAAAACCAATAATGGAGATAAATAATGTAGCAGGAGAAATATCAAAATTAAACTTTAATAAAAAAGTAGAAGTGAAAAGTGATGATGAGATAGGTATATTAGGAACAAATATAAATCATATATCAAAAAAACTAAATACAGTATTAACAGAACTCACATTAGCAAACTCTAAGCTTAGAGAAGATATAGAAAAGGAAAAAGAATTAGAAAAAATGCGTAGAAAGTTTGTATCAAATGTATCTCATGAACTTAAAACTCCAATCAGTATGATAGCTGGATATATAGAAGGATTAAAATATAATATAGCAAAAACTAAAGAAGATAAAGAATATTATTATGACGTAATAATAGATGAAACAGATAAAATGAACAATTTAATAAATGATCTTCTTACATTATCATCATATGAATCAGGAAATTTTTCTATAAACAAAGAAAATATAGATATATCTAATTTGTTAAAAAATATAATAGATAAATATAGAAGAAATATTGAAGAAAAGAATTTAGATTTAATTATAGATATACCAGAACGATTAATAATAAGTGCTGATAGTTTAAGAATAGAACAGATAATAACTAACTTTATGAATAATGCATTGAAATATGGAAAAGAAGGAGGAAATATAAAAATAACTTTAGAAGATTTAACTGATAAAATAAAATTATCTTTCTATAATTCTGGAGATAAAATAGATGAAAAAGAATTAGAAAATATATGGACTAGTTTTTATAAAGCAGATTTGGATAAAAAACACATTAATTCAGGTACTGGACTAGGCCTTGCTATAGTAAGGGCCATAGTAGAACTTCATGGAGGAAGCTATGGGGCTATAAATAAAAAAGATGGAGTAAAATTTTTTGTGGCTTTACCAAAACAGACTTATCTAGTATAA
- a CDS encoding response regulator transcription factor, with the protein MAKILIAEDEMRIRKLIVDYLQNENYSVIEAENGEKALQEFYLNGDIDLVILDIMMPKKTGLEVLKEIRKESNIPVLILTALGSTEDEIRGLELGADDYITKPFKYKIFIARIKAALRRVQKTEDKYNLEGLEIDKNKREVKLNGEVLQLSPREYDLLLYLIENRNIALKRDNILDAVWGYDFYGDPRTIDTHIKLLRSKLESVGDKIKTVRAVGYRFEVE; encoded by the coding sequence ATGGCTAAAATTTTAATTGCAGAAGATGAAATGAGGATAAGAAAGCTTATAGTAGATTATTTACAGAATGAAAACTATAGTGTAATTGAAGCGGAAAATGGTGAAAAAGCTCTTCAAGAATTTTATCTAAATGGTGATATAGATTTAGTAATACTAGATATAATGATGCCTAAAAAAACAGGACTTGAAGTCTTAAAAGAAATAAGAAAAGAGTCAAATATACCAGTTCTTATACTAACAGCACTTGGTAGTACAGAAGATGAAATAAGAGGGTTAGAATTAGGTGCAGATGATTATATAACTAAGCCATTTAAATACAAGATATTTATAGCAAGGATAAAAGCAGCACTTAGAAGAGTACAAAAAACAGAAGATAAATATAATTTAGAAGGCTTAGAGATAGATAAAAACAAAAGAGAAGTGAAGTTAAATGGAGAAGTCTTGCAATTAAGTCCAAGAGAATATGATTTACTTTTATATCTAATAGAAAATAGAAACATTGCACTTAAAAGAGATAATATATTAGATGCAGTTTGGGGATATGATTTCTATGGAGATCCTAGAACAATAGATACACATATAAAATTATTACGCTCAAAGCTTGAAAGTGTAGGAGATAAAATAAAAACAGTAAGAGCTGTTGGATATAGATTTGAGGTAGAATAA
- a CDS encoding glycerophosphodiester phosphodiesterase — translation MLPIIYAHRGAKAYAPENTMAAFKLAIDMESEGIETDVHLSKDGYLVLIHDEKVNRTTNGKGYIKDMTLEEIKRLDAGVKFIEKFKGEKIPTLEELICLIKNTDIILNIEIKNNIINYPGIEEKVVKLIKKYGIEKRVIVSSFNHNTIYKIKDIDENIKTGILYSRNIKRPIRFAKNIKADALHPKFKRVSIKLMLKAKLTSLEVNTFTINTEKYFEKCFKYRVNGIITDYPDKAIAFKKRWING, via the coding sequence ATGTTACCAATAATATATGCACATAGAGGTGCAAAGGCATATGCACCTGAAAATACAATGGCAGCATTTAAATTAGCTATAGATATGGAATCAGAAGGAATAGAAACAGATGTACACTTATCAAAAGATGGTTATTTAGTACTCATACATGATGAAAAAGTAAATAGAACTACTAATGGTAAAGGCTATATAAAAGATATGACATTAGAAGAAATAAAAAGATTAGATGCAGGAGTGAAATTTATTGAGAAGTTTAAAGGAGAAAAAATTCCTACATTAGAAGAATTAATTTGTCTTATAAAAAATACTGATATAATATTAAATATAGAAATAAAGAACAATATCATTAACTATCCAGGTATAGAAGAAAAGGTAGTAAAATTGATTAAAAAATATGGAATAGAAAAAAGAGTAATAGTATCATCATTTAATCACAATACCATATATAAAATTAAAGATATAGATGAAAATATAAAAACAGGAATACTATATAGTAGAAATATAAAAAGACCTATAAGGTTTGCAAAAAATATAAAAGCAGATGCACTTCATCCAAAATTTAAAAGAGTAAGTATAAAACTTATGCTAAAAGCAAAGCTTACATCCTTAGAGGTAAATACATTCACTATAAATACAGAAAAATACTTTGAAAAATGTTTCAAATATAGAGTAAATGGCATAATAACAGATTATCCAGATAAAGCAATAGCTTTTAAAAAGAGGTGGATTAATGGCTAA
- a CDS encoding LysR family transcriptional regulator — protein MTIRHLKIFIEVVETGKMSVAANNLFLAQPTISQVIKELEEHYDALLFERLNRKLYITEEGKKLLSYARKLVKEFDKLEENMSLHDGGTKINIGATITIGNSILSEIINNIKNEDKKIHTYTYVNNTSIIEDKLVNSELDIAIVEGEIQNPNLITIDGINDYLILTCSKNHKLANRKKIKLEELKDMDFVMREKGSGTRKTFEDYMNAHNIDINTVWECGCPGAMKDAVLNNNCMAVLSARLVEDEMKNGEIKMIENREFIWERNFSIVYHKDKIIDEKLKTIIKVIKDYRKIDIFKNSQSEKQIKSL, from the coding sequence ATGACAATAAGGCATCTTAAAATATTTATAGAAGTAGTAGAAACTGGCAAAATGAGTGTTGCAGCAAATAATCTTTTTTTAGCTCAACCTACAATTAGTCAAGTAATAAAAGAATTAGAAGAACATTATGATGCTCTATTATTTGAAAGATTAAATAGAAAGTTATATATTACAGAAGAAGGCAAAAAACTACTTTCTTATGCTAGAAAATTAGTAAAAGAATTTGATAAATTAGAAGAAAATATGTCTTTACATGATGGTGGAACTAAAATAAATATAGGTGCTACAATAACTATAGGGAATTCAATACTTTCTGAAATAATAAATAATATAAAAAATGAAGATAAAAAAATTCATACATATACCTATGTAAATAATACTTCAATTATAGAAGATAAACTGGTAAATTCTGAATTAGATATAGCTATAGTAGAGGGAGAAATACAGAACCCTAATTTAATAACAATTGATGGGATTAATGATTATTTAATACTTACATGTAGTAAAAATCATAAGCTGGCTAATAGAAAAAAAATTAAATTAGAAGAACTAAAAGATATGGATTTTGTAATGAGAGAAAAGGGTAGTGGAACTAGAAAAACATTTGAAGACTATATGAATGCTCATAATATTGATATAAATACAGTATGGGAATGTGGTTGTCCAGGAGCTATGAAAGATGCAGTCCTAAATAATAACTGTATGGCAGTATTATCAGCTAGATTAGTAGAAGATGAAATGAAAAATGGTGAAATAAAAATGATAGAAAATAGAGAATTTATATGGGAAAGAAATTTTAGCATAGTATATCATAAAGATAAAATAATAGATGAAAAGTTAAAAACTATTATAAAAGTAATAAAAGATTATAGAAAAATAGATATATTCAAGAATTCTCAATCTGAAAAACAAATAAAATCACTATAA
- a CDS encoding FAD-dependent oxidoreductase, with protein sequence MKVLIIGGVAAGTKVAAKLKRENRDDEVTILTEGKDISYAGCGLPYYVGNVIEHREDLIVNTPESFSKLTGANVFTEKRVTKVVPNEHYVEVLDLNTNDTLRYNYDKLVIATGASPIKPPIEGIDLDGVFFMRTPEDAIKLKSAIKNKNYKRVSIIGGGFIGLEVAENLNDLGIRTTVIDMADTVPPGFSKEFSEYILDNLAEYRIMTFTNTKLEKTIGEGKVEKIKTDKRAMKTDAVVLSIGIKANTEFLSDTDIELMPNKTIKVDEYFRTKYEDIYALGDCATVTNKITDKPAWSPMGSTANISGRILAKNINGENIKYGGVLGTAVAKLPNLNIGRTGLTEQEANKLGYDPISVVTVVDDKAHYYPDSSPFLVKMIAEKNNKKLLGLQVLGSGNVDKMIDIGVTAITLGANLETISQMDLAYAPPFSTAIHPFSHTVNVLLNKINNEFNTITPNEYSLGKTKNYKVLDVCLVPTLKDAKYVDLSSVEGEIDGFDKDDNILLVCNKGKRAYMLQNRLKHFGYKNTSVLEGGTIFNKL encoded by the coding sequence TTGAAAGTACTTATTATTGGTGGTGTAGCCGCTGGTACAAAAGTTGCTGCAAAACTTAAAAGAGAAAATAGAGATGATGAAGTTACAATACTCACAGAAGGAAAGGACATCTCTTATGCAGGTTGTGGATTACCTTATTATGTTGGTAATGTTATTGAGCATCGAGAAGATTTAATTGTAAATACTCCTGAAAGCTTTTCCAAATTAACTGGAGCAAATGTATTTACAGAAAAAAGAGTTACAAAGGTAGTTCCAAATGAACACTATGTAGAAGTATTAGATTTAAATACAAATGATACTTTGAGATATAACTATGACAAATTAGTTATTGCAACAGGAGCAAGTCCTATTAAACCTCCTATAGAAGGTATAGATTTAGATGGGGTGTTTTTTATGAGAACTCCTGAAGATGCTATAAAATTAAAATCAGCTATTAAAAATAAAAATTATAAAAGAGTTAGCATAATTGGTGGAGGTTTTATTGGTCTTGAAGTAGCAGAAAACTTAAATGATTTAGGTATTAGAACTACTGTTATTGATATGGCTGATACAGTACCTCCTGGATTCTCCAAAGAATTTAGTGAATATATTTTAGATAACTTAGCTGAATATAGAATTATGACTTTTACTAATACTAAACTTGAAAAAACAATAGGTGAAGGAAAAGTAGAAAAAATTAAAACAGATAAAAGAGCAATGAAAACAGATGCTGTAGTACTTTCTATAGGAATTAAAGCTAATACTGAATTTTTGTCAGATACTGATATTGAACTTATGCCTAATAAAACTATAAAAGTAGATGAGTATTTCAGAACAAAATATGAAGATATTTATGCACTTGGTGATTGTGCAACTGTTACTAATAAAATTACAGATAAACCTGCTTGGTCTCCTATGGGTTCTACTGCTAATATTTCAGGTAGAATACTTGCTAAAAATATTAATGGAGAAAATATAAAATATGGTGGTGTTTTAGGTACTGCTGTTGCAAAATTACCAAATCTAAATATTGGTAGAACTGGACTTACTGAACAGGAAGCAAATAAATTAGGATATGATCCTATAAGCGTAGTGACAGTGGTAGACGATAAAGCTCATTATTATCCAGATTCTTCTCCATTTTTAGTTAAAATGATAGCTGAAAAAAATAATAAAAAATTATTAGGACTTCAAGTACTAGGATCTGGAAATGTAGATAAGATGATTGATATTGGAGTAACAGCTATAACTTTAGGAGCTAATTTAGAAACAATTTCACAAATGGATTTAGCTTATGCTCCACCATTTTCAACAGCAATCCATCCTTTTAGCCATACTGTAAATGTTTTATTAAATAAGATAAATAATGAATTTAACACTATAACTCCAAATGAATATTCTTTAGGTAAAACAAAGAATTATAAAGTTCTTGATGTATGTCTAGTACCTACTTTAAAGGATGCTAAATATGTTGATCTTAGTAGTGTAGAAGGTGAAATAGATGGTTTTGATAAAGATGATAATATTTTATTAGTTTGTAATAAAGGTAAAAGAGCATATATGCTACAAAATAGATTAAAGCATTTTGGATATAAAAACACTTCAGTACTTGAAGGTGGAACTATTTTCAATAAATTATAA
- a CDS encoding (4Fe-4S)-binding protein, translating into MASLTISAENMKKVKGVGFLINKGTDNFSARIITTNGKITSAQNKCISEAAEKFGNGEVAFTSRLTIECPGIPYDKIQDFRDYIGKEGLETGGTGSKVRPVVSCKGTTCQYGLIDTFEISEKIHNKFYKGYNDVKLPHKFKIGVGGCPNNCMKPSLNDLGIVGQLIPNYDEDLCVGCRVCGVENSCPVDATKIVDGILQIDNEICNNCGRCIGTCHFDAIEDGKIGYKIYIGGRWGKIMNPGVALSKIFETEEEVFEIIEKMILLYREQGITGERVAQMVQRIGLQNIENQLLSNDLFERKDEVLNSDLHLVGGATC; encoded by the coding sequence ATGGCAAGTTTAACAATTAGTGCAGAAAATATGAAAAAGGTAAAAGGAGTAGGTTTTCTTATTAACAAGGGAACTGACAATTTTTCAGCTAGGATTATAACTACTAATGGAAAGATAACTTCAGCTCAAAATAAATGTATTTCAGAAGCTGCTGAAAAATTTGGTAATGGTGAGGTGGCATTTACTTCAAGACTTACTATAGAATGTCCTGGTATTCCATATGATAAAATTCAAGATTTTAGAGATTATATTGGAAAAGAAGGTCTTGAAACTGGTGGAACAGGGTCAAAGGTACGTCCTGTAGTTTCATGTAAAGGTACTACCTGTCAATATGGATTAATTGATACTTTTGAAATTTCTGAGAAAATTCATAACAAATTTTATAAAGGTTATAATGATGTTAAATTACCACATAAATTTAAAATTGGTGTAGGAGGTTGTCCTAACAACTGTATGAAACCAAGTTTAAATGATTTAGGTATTGTAGGTCAATTAATTCCTAATTATGATGAAGATTTATGTGTTGGATGCAGGGTTTGTGGGGTTGAAAACTCTTGTCCAGTAGATGCTACAAAGATTGTTGATGGAATACTTCAAATTGATAATGAAATATGTAATAATTGTGGGCGTTGTATAGGTACTTGTCATTTTGATGCTATAGAAGATGGAAAAATAGGCTACAAAATTTATATTGGTGGTAGATGGGGTAAAATAATGAACCCAGGAGTTGCTCTAAGTAAGATATTTGAAACAGAAGAAGAGGTTTTTGAAATAATTGAGAAAATGATTTTATTATATAGAGAACAAGGAATTACAGGAGAAAGAGTGGCTCAAATGGTACAAAGAATAGGGCTTCAAAATATAGAAAATCAATTATTAAGCAATGATTTATTTGAAAGAAAAGATGAAGTATTAAATAGTGATCTTCATTTAGTAGGTGGAGCTACTTGCTAA
- a CDS encoding YeiH family protein: MNNKKNLAIITCISIAVISTYLGKLQNIIGAPMIGLFIGMIILNIMPNIDKEFKAGTSFAGKKFLKWGIILAGATLNFSQILGYGAMAMPLIIFNIILAFSVAYFVGKKLNLTPNTCTLVGGGSCICGGTAIATLASIIKAKEEEIAYAMTAIFLFDIFAALIYPYLAEAIGLTVNQFGILAGTAINDTSSVAAAEATYNTLTNGDSTLAITVKLARTTMLILVSIAATFITVRNESKLNKSAEENLSICKTVMKVFPWFIGIFLGMAILNTIGVFNIIPNSAVFFKTSYKFLITAALVGVGFKIQFKELFTKGTKPIILGGLTWGAVAISSLLFITIFSDFIG; encoded by the coding sequence ATGAATAATAAAAAAAATCTAGCAATTATCACTTGTATATCCATTGCAGTAATCTCAACTTATCTTGGCAAATTACAAAATATAATTGGAGCTCCTATGATTGGTTTATTTATTGGCATGATTATATTAAATATTATGCCTAATATTGATAAAGAATTTAAGGCTGGAACTAGTTTTGCAGGCAAAAAATTTCTTAAATGGGGTATTATTTTAGCAGGTGCTACTCTTAATTTTTCTCAAATATTAGGATATGGAGCTATGGCAATGCCTCTTATAATATTTAATATAATACTTGCTTTTAGTGTTGCATATTTTGTAGGTAAAAAATTAAACCTAACTCCTAATACATGTACTTTAGTAGGTGGTGGAAGTTGCATATGTGGAGGTACTGCTATTGCCACTCTTGCTTCTATTATAAAAGCAAAAGAAGAAGAAATTGCTTATGCTATGACTGCCATATTTTTATTTGATATTTTTGCAGCATTAATATACCCTTATTTAGCTGAAGCTATAGGCCTTACTGTAAATCAATTTGGTATTCTTGCAGGTACTGCAATAAATGATACTTCAAGTGTTGCTGCAGCTGAAGCTACTTATAATACATTAACTAATGGTGATTCTACTCTTGCAATAACAGTAAAACTTGCAAGGACTACTATGTTGATACTAGTATCTATTGCTGCAACTTTTATAACAGTAAGAAATGAATCAAAACTAAATAAGTCAGCTGAAGAAAATCTATCTATATGTAAAACAGTTATGAAAGTTTTTCCTTGGTTTATAGGTATATTTTTAGGAATGGCTATATTAAACACAATAGGTGTATTTAATATAATACCTAATTCAGCTGTATTCTTTAAAACTAGTTATAAGTTTCTTATAACAGCAGCACTTGTAGGAGTTGGATTTAAGATTCAATTTAAAGAATTATTTACTAAAGGTACAAAACCAATAATACTTGGTGGCTTAACTTGGGGTGCTGTTGCTATATCTTCCTTATTATTCATAACAATATTCTCTGATTTTATAGGATAA
- a CDS encoding TetR/AcrR family transcriptional regulator, with the protein MYVKQEKEKDIIKAAAKVFSENGFHKAKMQTIADTANVGKGTIYEYFKSKNHLFEEMIKYFIISYIDSLQDLIDKSTNFQETLVEIASFHGRFIRMHIDMWNNLMSNSVDLSENMTKEICSIKEYLLNTVSKLIKKYKDKGEIRDNIDEKVFVMSLFGTLNFFYAEGIGVEKRELENIDPKPVINMLINGIK; encoded by the coding sequence ATGTATGTAAAACAAGAAAAAGAAAAAGATATTATAAAAGCTGCAGCAAAAGTTTTTTCTGAAAATGGATTTCATAAAGCAAAAATGCAGACTATAGCAGATACTGCAAATGTAGGTAAAGGTACAATATATGAATATTTCAAAAGTAAAAATCATCTATTTGAAGAGATGATAAAGTATTTCATAATAAGTTATATAGATTCATTACAAGACTTAATAGATAAATCAACAAATTTTCAAGAAACCTTAGTTGAAATAGCTAGTTTTCATGGAAGATTCATAAGAATGCATATAGATATGTGGAATAATCTTATGAGTAATTCAGTAGATTTATCAGAAAATATGACAAAAGAGATATGTAGTATAAAAGAGTACCTTTTAAATACAGTTTCAAAATTAATAAAGAAATATAAAGATAAAGGTGAAATAAGAGATAATATAGATGAAAAAGTATTTGTAATGAGCCTTTTTGGAACATTAAACTTTTTTTATGCAGAAGGTATAGGAGTGGAAAAAAGAGAATTAGAAAATATTGACCCTAAACCTGTTATAAATATGTTAATTAATGGAATAAAATAA